The following are encoded together in the Capsulimonas corticalis genome:
- the thiD gene encoding bifunctional hydroxymethylpyrimidine kinase/phosphomethylpyrimidine kinase yields the protein MTAPIVLTIAGSDPSGGAGIQADLRAIAALGAHGLCAVTALTSQNSAGVHSVFVTPPEILASQLESILADTRPDAVKIGMLGGADQVEVVARSIQKYELTNVVLDPVLASTAGVPLLDLEGKSALIRALLSRCAVATPNLQEAQALTGIAIESEEDAARAGYALLYLGSPAALVTGGHFAEEPQDVLVTAGGAHTLRGERVHTRHTHGTGCLFSTALATHLAFGLDLREAAAHAKDFVARSLRNPVVIGKGRGYPSPSGADPTPSAKHAERLAKIRGVYVLTDPDLRPDRSPQEIVAAALAGGARVVQLRDKHRPTPELIALARELRRRAHAAGALLIVNDRVDVALASDADGVHLGPDDMSVADARRLLGPDKIVGVSVSSVAEAAPLAPDASYLGVGAIYGSTTKDDAGAPVGAPRICEIAAAFPRHPIVAIGGIGTTNIAEVARAGAHSAAVISAIVCAEDMEEATRELAATFE from the coding sequence ATGACAGCGCCCATCGTACTCACCATCGCCGGCTCGGACCCCAGCGGCGGCGCGGGCATTCAGGCGGACCTGCGCGCCATCGCCGCGCTGGGCGCGCACGGTCTCTGCGCCGTCACGGCGCTCACCAGCCAGAACAGCGCGGGCGTGCACAGCGTCTTCGTCACTCCTCCTGAGATACTTGCCAGTCAATTGGAGAGCATTTTGGCGGACACACGTCCAGACGCCGTGAAGATTGGAATGCTGGGCGGCGCGGACCAGGTGGAAGTCGTCGCGCGCTCCATTCAGAAGTACGAGCTGACCAATGTTGTGCTCGATCCCGTGCTGGCGTCCACCGCTGGCGTCCCGCTGCTCGATCTGGAAGGAAAGTCCGCGCTGATTCGCGCGCTGCTGTCGCGGTGCGCCGTGGCGACTCCCAACCTCCAGGAAGCGCAGGCGCTGACGGGAATCGCCATCGAGTCGGAAGAGGACGCCGCGCGCGCCGGATACGCCCTTCTCTATCTCGGCAGTCCGGCGGCGCTGGTGACTGGCGGGCACTTTGCCGAGGAGCCACAAGATGTCCTCGTGACGGCTGGCGGCGCGCACACGCTTCGTGGCGAGCGCGTCCACACACGACATACTCATGGCACGGGATGCTTGTTTTCCACGGCGCTCGCCACGCATCTCGCCTTCGGTTTGGATCTGCGTGAGGCCGCCGCGCACGCCAAAGACTTCGTGGCGCGGTCGCTGCGCAACCCCGTCGTCATTGGCAAGGGGCGCGGTTATCCATCGCCTTCCGGCGCCGATCCAACTCCGTCCGCAAAGCATGCGGAGCGATTGGCGAAAATCCGTGGGGTTTATGTCTTGACCGATCCCGACCTGCGCCCGGATCGATCGCCGCAGGAGATCGTGGCGGCGGCGCTGGCGGGCGGGGCGCGCGTGGTCCAGCTGCGCGACAAGCATCGGCCGACGCCCGAACTGATCGCGCTGGCGCGTGAGCTTCGCCGCCGGGCGCATGCGGCGGGCGCGCTGCTGATCGTCAACGACCGCGTCGATGTCGCGCTGGCGTCGGACGCCGACGGCGTACACCTTGGCCCCGACGACATGTCCGTCGCCGACGCCCGACGCCTGCTCGGCCCGGACAAAATCGTCGGCGTCTCCGTCTCCTCCGTGGCGGAAGCAGCGCCCCTCGCGCCCGACGCCTCCTATCTCGGCGTCGGCGCCATCTACGGCTCCACCACCAAAGACGACGCCGGCGCGCCCGTCGGCGCGCCGCGCATTTGCGAAATCGCCGCCGCCTTCCCCCGCCACCCCATCGTCGCCATCGGCGGCATTGGAACAACAAACATCGCCGAAGTCGCCCGCGCCGGCGCGCATTCGGCGGCGGTCATCTCCGCCATCGTCTGCGCCGAGGATATGGAAGAAGCAACACGGGAATTGGCGGCGACGTTTGAATGA
- the thiO gene encoding glycine oxidase ThiO translates to MSRSKHFDVVIVGGGVIGLSLTVRLAQRGVRVAVVDNHLPGQATHAAAGMLAPLSEASGDGPILELGLASLEAYPDFVEQVAVISKLPLRIEGNGLLRIAQSDDEAKHLKAAFHRRSHLSLPQELLTAEDLREAEPLLSPAIALAVRSPAERHIQPRLLLAALWKAAENLGAEIFASEAVTSILHNGARIQAVQTECRTVPCGQCVLCGGAWSAAAAAMLTGTTLPVTPLKGQIAVLELTGSPLLRHTIYAHSRYLVPRDNGEIVIGATEEPEAGFDAATHPYTISRLRLDAEALVPALSGLPLSSAWSGLRPASPDGLPILGRLPHWDNAHAATGHGRNGILLAPQTADLLTACILDGQDPPQAFSPQRFEARS, encoded by the coding sequence ATGTCCCGGTCCAAACATTTCGACGTGGTGATTGTAGGAGGGGGCGTGATTGGCCTGTCGCTGACCGTGAGGCTCGCCCAGCGCGGCGTGCGTGTCGCCGTCGTCGATAATCACCTGCCGGGACAGGCCACCCACGCGGCGGCGGGCATGCTCGCGCCGCTGTCCGAAGCGAGCGGCGACGGGCCGATACTGGAGCTTGGACTTGCCAGCCTGGAGGCGTATCCCGACTTCGTCGAACAAGTTGCGGTGATCTCCAAATTGCCGCTGCGCATCGAAGGCAATGGCCTGCTGCGCATCGCGCAAAGCGACGATGAGGCCAAGCATCTGAAAGCGGCGTTTCACCGCCGTTCGCACCTCTCCCTCCCACAAGAGCTGCTGACGGCGGAAGATCTCCGAGAGGCCGAGCCGCTGCTGTCGCCCGCAATCGCGCTGGCGGTGCGCTCGCCCGCCGAGCGTCATATCCAACCACGCCTGCTGCTGGCCGCGCTGTGGAAAGCCGCCGAAAATCTCGGCGCTGAGATCTTCGCGAGCGAAGCCGTCACGTCCATCCTCCACAATGGCGCGCGGATCCAGGCCGTGCAGACCGAATGCCGGACCGTTCCCTGCGGCCAGTGCGTCCTGTGCGGCGGCGCCTGGTCCGCCGCTGCGGCGGCGATGCTGACCGGAACAACCTTGCCCGTCACTCCGCTCAAGGGGCAGATCGCCGTATTGGAACTCACCGGCTCGCCTCTGCTGCGCCATACGATCTACGCGCACTCGCGCTATCTCGTTCCTCGCGACAATGGCGAAATCGTGATCGGCGCCACGGAGGAGCCGGAGGCCGGCTTTGACGCCGCGACACATCCCTACACCATTTCGCGGCTTCGACTGGACGCCGAGGCGCTTGTTCCGGCCTTGAGCGGCTTGCCGCTTTCATCGGCGTGGTCCGGCCTCCGGCCGGCAAGCCCCGACGGTCTGCCGATCCTTGGCCGCCTTCCCCACTGGGACAACGCCCACGCCGCGACCGGGCACGGTCGCAACGGCATTCTCCTCGCGCCCCAGACGGCGGATTTACTCACCGCCTGCATCCTGGACGGACAGGATCCGCCTCAGGCTTTTTCTCCCCAGCGTTTCGAGGCTCGATCATGA
- the thiS gene encoding sulfur carrier protein ThiS: MKIIVNGDERACDEGATIGSFLEGRNLPSKMVVVEYNGEILRRELYGETSLSEGDVLEIVQMMAGG, encoded by the coding sequence ATGAAGATTATCGTAAATGGAGACGAACGCGCCTGCGATGAGGGCGCGACAATCGGCTCGTTTTTGGAAGGGCGCAATCTGCCGTCGAAGATGGTGGTGGTGGAGTACAACGGCGAGATCCTCCGGCGAGAACTCTATGGCGAGACATCGCTGTCGGAAGGCGATGTGCTGGAGATTGTCCAGATGATGGCGGGCGGATAA
- a CDS encoding thiamine phosphate synthase: MLVTEPHPHLEIIVSQAVMGGVDIVQWRDKDAGARPLPSMLRQAAWPALLIANAPAEIAARLGVDGRHLPEQSAVTVAEAREALCPSARVGRSAHSIAAAVAAQAEGADYVIAGTIFASRSHPEIAPAGLEFLREVCEAVSIPVIAIGGVLSERVADCLGAGAAGVAVLSPILLAADPCAAATEYRLALDQALERLRQEWKP; the protein is encoded by the coding sequence ATGCTCGTCACCGAGCCGCATCCTCATCTAGAGATAATTGTCTCTCAAGCGGTCATGGGGGGCGTGGATATCGTGCAGTGGCGTGACAAAGACGCAGGCGCGCGGCCACTGCCATCGATGCTGCGTCAGGCGGCTTGGCCAGCGCTCTTGATCGCCAACGCACCGGCGGAGATCGCGGCGCGGCTTGGCGTGGACGGGCGGCACCTGCCGGAGCAGAGCGCCGTTACGGTCGCGGAGGCTCGCGAAGCGCTGTGCCCGAGCGCACGTGTTGGGCGGTCGGCGCATAGCATCGCGGCGGCGGTCGCCGCGCAGGCGGAAGGGGCGGACTATGTGATCGCTGGGACGATCTTTGCGTCCCGGTCACACCCGGAAATTGCCCCGGCGGGGCTGGAGTTTCTCCGCGAGGTTTGCGAGGCGGTGAGTATCCCCGTGATCGCAATCGGCGGCGTGCTTTCGGAACGTGTCGCCGATTGCCTGGGCGCCGGAGCCGCCGGGGTGGCGGTGCTGTCGCCAATCCTGCTTGCCGCCGATCCGTGCGCGGCGGCGACTGAATATCGCCTGGCGTTAGACCAGGCGTTGGAACGACTGCGTCAGGAATGGAAACCATGA
- a CDS encoding thiazole synthase — protein sequence MATQVIAERPQNTDQETTSDLLTIGGKTFRSRLMLGTGKYRSAEEMNAALEASGCEIVTVALRRIDLDQPKRSILDEIDWTKYHILPNTAGARTADEAVRTARLARAMGLSDWIKVEVIPDAKYLLPDPIGTFEACKVLVEEGFVVLPYINADPVLALRLQEIGTATVMPLASPIGSGQGMKTVEQIRIIIDQATVPVVVDAGIGTASEAAQAMELGASSCLINTAIARAGDPARMARAMRLGVDAGRDAYLAGRMPTLPYASASSPLEGIVR from the coding sequence ATGGCGACACAAGTCATCGCGGAGCGTCCGCAAAACACAGATCAAGAAACCACCTCAGATTTGCTAACCATTGGCGGCAAGACGTTTCGTTCTCGTCTCATGCTGGGCACAGGCAAGTATCGCAGCGCGGAAGAGATGAACGCGGCGCTGGAAGCGTCGGGGTGCGAAATCGTGACGGTGGCGCTGCGGCGGATCGATTTAGACCAGCCGAAGCGTAGTATTCTTGATGAGATCGACTGGACGAAGTATCATATTCTGCCCAATACAGCGGGGGCGCGGACGGCGGACGAAGCCGTACGTACGGCCCGGCTGGCGCGAGCGATGGGGCTGAGCGACTGGATCAAGGTCGAAGTGATCCCCGACGCCAAGTATCTGCTGCCCGATCCCATCGGAACGTTCGAGGCGTGCAAGGTTCTGGTGGAGGAAGGCTTCGTCGTCCTCCCTTATATCAACGCCGACCCCGTGCTGGCGCTGCGGCTTCAGGAGATCGGGACGGCGACGGTGATGCCGCTGGCGTCGCCGATCGGCAGCGGACAGGGCATGAAGACGGTGGAGCAGATTCGCATCATCATCGATCAGGCGACCGTTCCCGTCGTCGTGGACGCCGGGATCGGCACGGCGTCGGAGGCGGCGCAGGCGATGGAGCTTGGCGCATCGTCCTGTTTGATCAATACGGCCATCGCCCGCGCCGGCGATCCCGCCCGCATGGCCCGGGCCATGCGGCTGGGCGTGGACGCCGGCCGCGACGCCTATCTCGCCGGCCGCATGCCGACATTGCCCTACGCCTCGGCAAGCAGTCCGCTGGAAGGGATTGTGCGATGA
- a CDS encoding type II secretion system protein, which produces MKRVAGMTIGEVAIVLVILAVMAAILFPVFAKAGEYSGPGPYSNPKQIGLAMLQYAEDNEQMLPPRQSYSGPNHELVSWRSMIYPYLRSNNVYESRENAAAKEPDLERDTYHRSYAVNSTTVAKLGASGPFSDVYGGTSRIKDIPNPATVALLTETTAAYNDINVTLPEAFTAKFVPGQNRGALFMSKRFHVSAYLFADGHVRGYAPLQTRNVDGKNLWTRDNSTFSPIENAKVNKVLQYAEDHFEEMQRKRDG; this is translated from the coding sequence ATGAAACGCGTAGCAGGCATGACGATAGGTGAAGTCGCGATAGTGCTCGTGATCCTCGCCGTCATGGCGGCAATCTTATTTCCAGTATTTGCGAAGGCGGGCGAGTATTCCGGCCCTGGCCCATATTCCAATCCAAAGCAAATCGGCTTGGCGATGCTGCAATACGCGGAGGACAATGAACAAATGCTTCCGCCACGGCAGTCGTACTCAGGTCCGAATCATGAACTGGTGTCCTGGCGCTCGATGATTTATCCCTATCTCCGAAGTAATAATGTTTATGAATCGCGGGAAAATGCGGCGGCCAAAGAGCCGGATCTCGAGCGTGATACTTACCATCGATCGTATGCGGTCAACTCGACGACCGTGGCGAAGCTTGGGGCCAGCGGGCCGTTCAGCGACGTCTATGGCGGAACATCCAGAATTAAGGACATCCCTAATCCCGCAACCGTCGCGCTATTGACGGAGACGACGGCGGCGTATAACGATATCAATGTGACGCTGCCGGAAGCGTTCACCGCCAAATTCGTTCCTGGGCAGAACAGAGGCGCGCTATTTATGAGCAAACGGTTCCACGTCTCCGCCTACTTGTTCGCCGACGGACATGTGCGAGGATACGCGCCGCTTCAGACGCGGAACGTGGACGGCAAGAACCTCTGGACACGTGACAACTCCACATTTTCACCCATCGAGAATGCAAAAGTAAACAAGGTGCTGCAATACGCAGAAGACCATTTCGAGGAAATGCAGCGAAAGCGCGACGGCTGA
- a CDS encoding DUF2809 domain-containing protein, whose product MLIAGYASRKVQIFPVAFGKYPGDALWALMVYWLIVWIRPTLSLSKATLLTFAISVCVEFLKLIQSPFMVAIRHSKFGALIFGHVFTWNNLIAYAIGVVAGAVMDYLFLRKRSQL is encoded by the coding sequence ATGCTCATCGCGGGATACGCCTCTCGTAAGGTCCAGATCTTTCCTGTGGCCTTCGGCAAATACCCAGGCGATGCGCTTTGGGCACTCATGGTTTATTGGCTGATCGTCTGGATTCGCCCTACTCTTTCTCTCTCAAAAGCAACGCTTTTGACCTTTGCGATTTCTGTCTGCGTGGAGTTCCTGAAACTCATTCAATCACCGTTCATGGTCGCGATCCGTCACTCCAAGTTTGGCGCACTGATCTTCGGACACGTCTTTACATGGAATAATCTTATAGCGTACGCCATCGGGGTAGTCGCTGGCGCTGTCATGGACTATCTATTCTTACGAAAGAGGTCACAATTATGA
- a CDS encoding CvpA family protein, which translates to MSGLDIFLILAIVAMTVVGATMGFGRAALTALALFGSLWAASASLPTVAGVVHIQSSGAANQGDVFAMLCLAFGSVAVVVAKYVHGSLGIHAGMFDAFLGLCAGVAIGMMVAHGVVRTMTIADPDGQGEGGQVASGSVSHEMLEFTSFHSVMDTVTGAGTYRRSLPNVGG; encoded by the coding sequence ATGAGTGGACTGGACATCTTTTTGATCCTGGCGATTGTCGCGATGACGGTGGTGGGCGCGACCATGGGATTCGGACGGGCGGCGCTGACGGCGCTGGCGCTGTTCGGTTCTTTGTGGGCGGCGAGCGCGTCCCTGCCGACCGTGGCGGGCGTCGTGCATATCCAGTCTAGCGGCGCGGCGAACCAGGGCGATGTCTTCGCCATGCTGTGCCTGGCCTTTGGGAGTGTGGCCGTAGTCGTGGCGAAGTATGTGCACGGCTCGCTGGGCATTCACGCGGGGATGTTCGACGCGTTTTTGGGACTGTGCGCGGGGGTGGCGATCGGGATGATGGTGGCGCACGGAGTGGTGCGGACGATGACGATCGCCGATCCGGACGGGCAGGGGGAGGGCGGTCAGGTCGCCTCCGGCTCAGTCAGTCATGAGATGCTCGAATTCACGTCATTTCACTCGGTCATGGACACCGTGACCGGCGCCGGGACCTATCGGCGCTCGCTTCCTAACGTCGGCGGCTAG
- the sigH gene encoding RNA polymerase sporulation sigma factor SigH, whose translation MIRRNPSDWNIGTDLSDRLRQSQVKYAEMGDCEIVARAQRGENSAAEYMLYKYRNLVRTKVKSYFLVGAEKEDLLQVGQIGLWQAIIDFRADKAISFPAFAKVCITRHIITAIKTATRQKQMPLNQSLSLESPSVDSTTDWNLSDIIPNTEGADPEDLVLRNEDTKILHETLQQVLSEFEWHVLSGYQVGKSYREIASELRCKTKSVDNALARIKRKVSGVPIGNADLSELL comes from the coding sequence TTGATCAGACGTAATCCCTCCGATTGGAACATCGGAACCGACCTATCCGATCGCCTTCGGCAATCCCAGGTCAAATACGCGGAGATGGGCGATTGCGAGATCGTCGCGCGCGCACAGCGCGGCGAAAACTCAGCGGCCGAGTACATGCTCTACAAGTATCGCAACCTGGTGCGCACCAAGGTGAAGTCATACTTTCTTGTCGGAGCCGAAAAAGAAGATTTGCTCCAAGTGGGGCAGATCGGCCTGTGGCAGGCGATTATTGATTTCCGCGCCGACAAGGCGATTTCCTTCCCGGCTTTCGCAAAAGTGTGCATCACACGCCATATTATCACCGCGATCAAAACGGCGACCCGGCAAAAACAAATGCCGTTGAACCAATCGCTCTCACTCGAAAGCCCGTCCGTCGACTCGACCACCGACTGGAACCTCTCCGATATCATCCCCAACACCGAAGGCGCCGATCCCGAGGATCTGGTCCTGCGCAACGAAGACACAAAGATCCTGCACGAGACGCTTCAGCAAGTCCTGAGCGAGTTCGAATGGCATGTGCTTTCGGGGTATCAAGTGGGGAAATCGTATCGCGAGATCGCGAGCGAGCTGCGATGCAAGACAAAATCCGTGGACAACGCCCTGGCGCGGATCAAACGAAAAGTGAGCGGCGTACCGATCGGCAACGCGGACCTGAGCGAACTGCTATAA
- the glyQ gene encoding glycine--tRNA ligase subunit alpha, whose translation MKFQDLLLTLERFWGEQGCLILQPYDVEVGAGTNAPATTLRSVGPEPWNVAYVQPSRRPADGRYTRNPNRVQHYYQYQVIMKPSPDNIVDLYLDSLRALGIPLEQHDIRFVEDDWESAALGASGVGWEVWLDGTEITQFTFFQQMGGIPCDVISAEITYGTERLATLLQHVPSIWDLEYAHGVTYADTEKQAEYENCVYNFEEADTQMLFTLFDMYEKESHRILSTRNLVSPSFDLALKCSHAFNLLDARGVIGVAERASYINRVRALARGCCLAYKKQREELGHPLIKA comes from the coding sequence ATGAAATTTCAAGACTTATTGTTGACGCTGGAGCGTTTTTGGGGAGAGCAGGGATGCTTGATCCTTCAGCCTTATGATGTGGAAGTTGGCGCCGGAACCAACGCGCCGGCGACGACGCTGCGTTCGGTCGGCCCGGAGCCCTGGAACGTGGCTTACGTGCAGCCCAGCCGCCGCCCCGCCGACGGCCGCTACACGCGCAATCCCAACCGCGTGCAGCATTACTATCAGTATCAGGTCATCATGAAGCCGTCTCCGGACAACATTGTGGACCTGTACCTGGACAGTCTGCGCGCCCTCGGGATCCCGCTGGAGCAGCACGATATCCGCTTCGTGGAGGACGACTGGGAGTCGGCGGCGCTTGGCGCGTCGGGCGTCGGCTGGGAAGTCTGGCTCGACGGCACCGAGATCACGCAGTTCACCTTCTTCCAGCAGATGGGCGGCATTCCCTGCGATGTGATCAGCGCCGAGATCACCTACGGCACCGAGCGCCTTGCGACGCTTCTTCAGCACGTCCCGTCGATCTGGGATCTGGAGTACGCGCACGGCGTGACCTATGCGGACACGGAGAAGCAGGCGGAATACGAGAACTGCGTCTACAACTTCGAAGAAGCCGACACGCAGATGCTGTTCACCCTGTTCGATATGTACGAGAAGGAAAGCCATCGTATTCTCTCGACGCGCAACCTGGTTTCGCCCTCGTTCGATCTGGCGCTGAAGTGCTCGCACGCCTTCAACCTGCTCGACGCGCGCGGCGTCATCGGCGTCGCCGAGCGCGCCTCCTACATCAACCGCGTCCGCGCGCTGGCGCGCGGCTGCTGCCTGGCGTATAAGAAGCAGCGCGAGGAGCTGGGGCATCCGTTGATTAAGGCGTAG